The following proteins are co-located in the Roseovarius arcticus genome:
- a CDS encoding branched-chain amino acid ABC transporter permease, translating to MEIVIQIIVTGLTMGSMYALAAVGLSLIYGTLGMFNMAHGMFMTLGAYAVLTLASAMNLPLVAGILVAMLVGAAIGVLTHLLIVRFMLNSPEFGTNILVATAGLAIVLEDLVLKGYGGYPFPQPVKVEGVFVLVGVSITYQALVILLVAAVFIGAVAWLLLKTKFGRAIRATALNRDAARLMGVRTNTVYLQVMALAGALAGVAGLMISTLTTLSPHMGGDPLLKAFVICVVAGLGNVWGAGVCAFGLALLESAIGFYFGVRFGFPTMLMLVIVVLIWRPLGLFGKEKVVRL from the coding sequence ATGGAGATCGTCATTCAGATCATCGTAACCGGGCTGACGATGGGGTCGATGTATGCCTTGGCTGCCGTTGGCCTGTCGTTGATCTATGGCACGCTGGGCATGTTCAACATGGCCCATGGCATGTTCATGACGTTGGGCGCATATGCGGTACTAACGTTGGCATCGGCGATGAACCTGCCGCTGGTGGCGGGGATCTTGGTGGCAATGCTGGTGGGCGCGGCTATCGGTGTCCTGACCCACCTATTGATTGTACGCTTCATGCTGAATTCACCCGAGTTCGGCACTAACATTCTGGTCGCCACTGCCGGTCTGGCCATCGTTCTGGAGGATCTGGTGCTTAAGGGTTACGGTGGCTACCCCTTCCCGCAACCTGTAAAAGTCGAGGGTGTTTTCGTCCTTGTCGGCGTGTCGATCACTTATCAGGCACTGGTAATCTTGCTGGTTGCGGCCGTGTTCATCGGTGCGGTTGCATGGCTGCTGTTGAAGACCAAATTCGGCCGTGCGATCCGTGCCACGGCCCTGAACCGCGACGCGGCCCGCCTGATGGGTGTGCGCACCAATACCGTCTACCTACAGGTCATGGCGCTGGCGGGCGCGCTGGCAGGCGTTGCGGGTCTGATGATTTCGACCCTCACGACCCTCTCGCCGCATATGGGGGGCGATCCGTTGTTGAAGGCCTTCGTGATTTGCGTGGTCGCAGGGCTGGGCAACGTGTGGGGCGCGGGCGTCTGTGCCTTTGGTCTGGCGCTACTTGAATCCGCCATTGGGTTCTATTTCGGCGTCCGCTTTGGATTTCCGACCATGCTGATGCTGGTCATCGTTGTGCTGATCTGGCGGCCTCTGGGCCTGTTCGGCAAGGAAAAGGTGGTTCGTCTATGA
- a CDS encoding ABC transporter ATP-binding protein: MSFLLDAQGVVSGYLYRPVLHGVTVQLAEGEVLALIGPNGHGKTTLLRTLSGFLPFRAGQCEIAGQRLEKSSMHTRVEAGLIHVPQGDQLFTEMSVEENLLMGAYLLKNGLDIDRKLEKVFTLFPRLKERRNQPTSSLSGGERRMVGIGRGLMADAKVLMLDEPSLGLAPLLIEQIYEALGVLRAEGLSFLIVEENPSRVMAIADRLLLMDAGHIVWSGTAAEADSSQDILKTYLGGH, from the coding sequence ATGAGCTTTCTTCTGGATGCCCAAGGTGTCGTGTCCGGCTACCTATACCGCCCGGTCCTGCATGGAGTAACCGTGCAATTGGCCGAAGGTGAGGTGCTGGCATTGATCGGTCCCAACGGCCACGGCAAGACGACGCTGCTGCGCACGCTGTCGGGTTTTTTGCCCTTCCGCGCAGGCCAGTGTGAAATCGCTGGCCAACGTCTGGAAAAGTCCAGCATGCATACCCGCGTCGAGGCGGGTTTGATCCACGTGCCGCAGGGCGATCAGCTGTTCACGGAAATGTCGGTCGAGGAAAACCTGTTGATGGGGGCCTATCTGCTGAAGAACGGACTCGACATCGACCGCAAGCTAGAAAAGGTGTTCACCCTGTTTCCACGTCTGAAAGAGCGGCGCAATCAACCCACCAGCTCGCTGTCCGGTGGTGAGCGGCGCATGGTGGGGATCGGGCGCGGGCTGATGGCCGATGCCAAGGTGCTCATGCTGGACGAGCCGTCTCTGGGTCTTGCCCCGCTGTTGATCGAACAGATCTACGAAGCGCTGGGGGTGCTGCGCGCCGAGGGCCTGTCGTTCCTAATCGTCGAAGAAAACCCAAGCCGCGTCATGGCCATTGCCGACCGACTGCTGTTGATGGATGCGGGCCATATCGTGTGGTCCGGCACCGCAGCCGAGGCCGACAGTTCGCAGGACATTTTGAAAACCTATCTGGGAGGGCACTAA
- a CDS encoding ABC transporter substrate-binding protein: MTKPTNPSRRSFMRGAGATAGGAAILAGLNTAANAQSGDPIVIGCPAPLTGIVAADGIEFRNGMEMARDEINEAGGILGRPVEVVFVDTESKGDDVVIQACQRLIDRDNASALITGYNMDTGIAVHDVAADAGIIAMHANTVAVHDELVKSDPDRYWGTIQYGPPETMYGTGLLKFLGDIQATDEFNLPNRKLAIITGPGTYSVNIANALRDGAADAGFETSLYETVKVPVTDWGPTLAKLRADPPAVISVTHFYTSDQAQFMNQFMNDPTDSLIYMQYGASLAAFRDIAGDNSVGVTYATVIGALQDEIGTAFTNAYKARFGANSSPNGGGQTYTALHAYAIAAALAGGPGAPYEEEQSRAVADCLKSLIYRSPMGTLRIRPDTQSAYSYPTETNDPSLGMPHIFSQIHDKTKDGVLIAPWPYTKGKFQTPPWMKG; encoded by the coding sequence ATGACTAAACCAACCAATCCATCGCGCCGTAGCTTTATGCGTGGTGCCGGTGCCACCGCAGGCGGTGCCGCGATTCTGGCCGGTCTGAACACTGCCGCAAACGCGCAATCGGGCGATCCCATCGTAATCGGTTGCCCCGCGCCACTGACCGGGATCGTCGCCGCTGATGGCATCGAATTCCGCAACGGCATGGAAATGGCCCGCGATGAAATCAACGAGGCCGGCGGCATCCTTGGCCGCCCCGTCGAGGTCGTGTTCGTCGACACCGAAAGCAAAGGCGACGATGTGGTCATTCAGGCCTGCCAGCGCCTGATCGACCGCGACAACGCCAGCGCGCTGATCACCGGCTATAATATGGATACTGGGATCGCGGTGCACGACGTTGCCGCCGATGCCGGCATCATCGCCATGCACGCGAACACTGTGGCGGTGCATGACGAATTGGTCAAATCCGATCCCGATCGCTATTGGGGCACGATCCAGTACGGCCCACCGGAAACAATGTATGGTACCGGTCTGCTGAAATTTCTTGGCGATATTCAGGCGACCGACGAATTCAATTTACCCAACAGAAAACTGGCTATCATCACCGGCCCCGGTACCTACTCGGTCAATATCGCTAATGCATTGCGCGACGGTGCCGCGGACGCAGGTTTTGAGACGTCGCTGTATGAAACAGTGAAGGTGCCTGTGACTGATTGGGGTCCGACTTTGGCCAAGCTGCGTGCAGATCCGCCCGCCGTGATCTCGGTGACGCATTTTTATACCTCCGATCAGGCCCAGTTCATGAACCAATTCATGAATGACCCCACTGACAGTCTGATTTACATGCAATACGGCGCATCGTTGGCCGCATTCCGCGATATCGCGGGGGATAACTCGGTCGGGGTGACCTATGCCACCGTGATCGGTGCGTTGCAGGACGAAATCGGCACCGCTTTCACCAACGCCTACAAAGCACGCTTTGGCGCAAACTCATCACCCAACGGCGGCGGTCAGACTTATACGGCGCTGCATGCCTACGCCATCGCGGCCGCCCTGGCCGGTGGCCCCGGTGCGCCCTATGAGGAGGAACAGAGCCGCGCTGTGGCGGACTGTCTGAAATCGCTGATCTATCGCAGCCCCATGGGCACCCTGCGCATCCGTCCCGACACGCAATCGGCCTATTCCTATCCGACCGAAACCAACGATCCGTCACTGGGAATGCCGCACATCTTCAGCCAGATCCATGACAAGACGAAGGATGGTGTTTTGATCGCGCCCTGGCCCTACACCAAGGGCAAGTTCCAGACGCCACCATGGATGAAAGGCTAA
- a CDS encoding aminotransferase has translation MTQFSTSDLSNSPATETIEKYDRVHQLHPWAAMDAWRKNASMVMQQAKGIYLWDATGKRFIDGPGGMWCVQIGYGRAEMAEAIAAQVMKLPYNSPWTSTTEPSASLARSIAEKAPGDLNNVFFTTGGSTAVDTALRTVHFMNNQLGRPSKKIVIAREKGYHGSTYLAASMSGKDRLKSRFDVESRLVRFLPDVNPYHRPDGMSVADWCDEKVADLEKMILECGPENVGGFIAEPILCSGGVIIPPEGYHKRTWELCQKYDILYISDEVVTAFGRLGHWFASEDVFGIVPDMITCAKGLTSGYLPLGACIISDRVMERMTGPDQPVMFSNGYTYSAHPVSCIAALKNIEIFENEGILEHVRSISPHFQARLQALKKFSIVGDVRGMGLLGCIEGRPENSGTGLEAERRLGALLDKACEKRGLLVRPLINMAVFSPPLVITLAEIDAMFDILEDALAEVTKSLGE, from the coding sequence GTGACCCAATTTTCTACATCGGACTTATCCAATTCACCCGCAACCGAAACTATTGAGAAATACGACCGCGTGCATCAACTGCACCCCTGGGCTGCAATGGACGCTTGGCGAAAGAATGCGTCGATGGTCATGCAGCAGGCCAAGGGCATCTACCTGTGGGACGCCACCGGCAAACGGTTCATCGACGGACCCGGCGGTATGTGGTGTGTGCAGATCGGCTATGGTCGCGCTGAGATGGCCGAGGCGATTGCAGCTCAAGTTATGAAATTGCCCTATAATTCCCCTTGGACTAGCACGACCGAACCCTCAGCGTCGCTGGCGCGCTCGATCGCCGAAAAAGCTCCTGGAGATCTCAACAACGTGTTTTTTACCACGGGGGGCTCGACCGCTGTCGACACTGCGCTGCGCACCGTGCATTTTATGAATAACCAGCTGGGACGCCCGTCCAAGAAAATCGTGATTGCACGCGAAAAGGGGTATCACGGATCGACCTACCTGGCCGCCAGCATGAGTGGAAAGGACCGTCTGAAATCCAGATTTGATGTCGAATCGCGCTTAGTTCGCTTCCTACCTGACGTGAACCCCTACCATCGGCCCGATGGGATGAGTGTGGCGGATTGGTGTGACGAAAAGGTCGCCGATTTGGAGAAGATGATCCTTGAATGTGGCCCCGAGAACGTTGGCGGCTTCATCGCCGAGCCTATCCTATGTTCTGGCGGCGTGATCATCCCGCCCGAAGGTTATCACAAACGTACATGGGAACTGTGCCAGAAATACGATATCCTTTACATTTCGGATGAAGTTGTGACCGCTTTTGGCCGTTTGGGTCATTGGTTTGCCTCCGAGGATGTGTTTGGCATCGTGCCAGATATGATCACATGTGCCAAAGGCCTCACCTCGGGATATTTGCCGTTGGGGGCGTGCATCATTTCTGATCGGGTCATGGAGCGGATGACCGGCCCGGACCAACCGGTTATGTTCTCGAATGGGTATACTTATTCCGCGCATCCGGTCAGTTGCATCGCCGCGCTGAAAAATATCGAGATTTTCGAGAATGAAGGGATTTTGGAGCATGTGCGATCCATCAGTCCGCATTTTCAGGCGCGCCTGCAAGCGTTGAAAAAGTTTTCCATTGTCGGGGACGTGCGTGGAATGGGCCTTCTAGGTTGTATCGAAGGGCGTCCCGAAAACAGTGGCACGGGACTGGAAGCCGAACGTCGTCTGGGGGCTTTGCTAGATAAGGCCTGTGAGAAACGTGGGCTTTTGGTGCGTCCCTTGATCAACATGGCGGTATTTTCACCCCCACTGGTGATCACTTTGGCCGAAATTGATGCAATGTTCGATATATTGGAGGACGCTTTGGCCGAAGTGACCAAATCGTTGGGCGAATAG
- a CDS encoding class II histone deacetylase encodes MQFHADTKCAKRTGWVTSELYYWHDTQNYCGFFEPGMTIQPGLHFENPETKRRFHGLVEALDLAPHLHALRPHSASDEDIHMVHPQSHIDHIAQVCASGGGDSGELTPVSRASLDIARLAVGGVLDAVDKVVAGDWDNAYVLCRPPGHHAEPERARGFCLFANAALGAKHAQQKHGLKRIATVDWDVHHGNGTEAVFYDDPSVLTISLHQNRLYPADSGDFTDMGTGDGAGTNLNIPLPPGSGSGAYRAAFEELVIPALEAFQPEMIFVPSGFDSCALDPLGMQMLASGDYAWMTARLMEVADKYAKGRIVVTHEGGYSATYVPYCGLATLEVLSGADATFEDPFAAVVAAYGGQDLSGDQKQLIDNVKEAFFK; translated from the coding sequence ATGCAGTTTCACGCCGACACCAAATGCGCCAAGCGCACCGGATGGGTTACATCCGAGCTGTATTATTGGCACGACACGCAGAACTATTGTGGCTTTTTCGAGCCAGGCATGACCATCCAGCCGGGTCTGCACTTTGAGAACCCCGAGACCAAGCGCCGCTTTCATGGGCTGGTCGAGGCGTTGGACCTGGCGCCGCATTTGCACGCTCTGCGCCCTCATTCGGCAAGTGACGAAGATATCCATATGGTGCACCCGCAAAGCCACATCGACCACATTGCGCAGGTCTGCGCGTCGGGCGGTGGTGATAGTGGCGAGTTGACGCCGGTAAGCCGGGCCAGTCTGGATATTGCACGCCTTGCCGTGGGCGGCGTTTTGGATGCGGTCGACAAGGTGGTCGCCGGGGATTGGGACAACGCCTATGTTCTGTGCCGCCCGCCCGGCCACCACGCCGAGCCTGAGCGCGCGCGCGGCTTCTGCCTGTTCGCAAACGCGGCGCTGGGCGCGAAACACGCGCAACAGAAACATGGCCTGAAACGGATCGCAACCGTCGATTGGGACGTGCATCACGGCAACGGAACTGAGGCTGTTTTCTATGACGACCCGTCCGTTCTGACGATTTCCTTGCACCAGAACCGTCTCTATCCGGCGGATTCGGGCGACTTTACCGATATGGGCACGGGCGACGGTGCAGGCACGAACCTGAACATACCCCTCCCCCCAGGATCGGGCAGTGGCGCCTATCGTGCCGCCTTTGAAGAGCTGGTGATACCCGCGCTTGAGGCATTCCAGCCGGAGATGATCTTTGTGCCCAGCGGATTCGATTCCTGCGCGCTGGACCCTTTGGGGATGCAGATGCTGGCCTCGGGCGATTACGCATGGATGACGGCGCGCCTGATGGAAGTGGCCGACAAATACGCAAAGGGGCGCATCGTGGTCACGCATGAGGGCGGATACTCCGCCACCTATGTGCCCTACTGCGGTCTGGCGACGCTGGAGGTGTTGTCTGGCGCGGATGCCACGTTCGAGGATCCGTTCGCCGCCGTCGTAGCCGCCTATGGCGGGCAGGACCTGAGCGGGGATCAGAAGCAACTCATTGATAACGTCAAAGAAGCGTTCTTCAAATAA
- a CDS encoding ABC transporter ATP-binding protein, giving the protein MSEPDQAALECRGVTKRFGALVAVDAVDFAVAKGETVGIGGPNGAGKTTFFDLISGLTPVSDGTIHYLGQPIVGTAPHKLCQRGLARTFQLNSGFDGLTVYENVLAAQSFGRRSAGGWVMTPRADRDAARAIIADIGLEDIADYMVAGVPTLARKKLMVATALVSEPEILLMDEPVGGLTPPEIEEFIALVLRLKGQGLTLIFIEHVMHFLMAVADRAVMMHQGQIIYDGTPKGLSADKTVTEVYLGSAGTGGAG; this is encoded by the coding sequence ATGAGCGAGCCTGATCAGGCCGCACTAGAGTGCCGGGGCGTTACCAAACGCTTCGGCGCGCTGGTGGCTGTGGATGCGGTGGACTTTGCCGTCGCCAAGGGGGAAACCGTCGGCATCGGCGGTCCCAATGGCGCGGGCAAAACCACATTTTTCGATCTTATCAGCGGGTTGACCCCGGTCAGTGATGGCACGATCCACTATTTGGGGCAGCCCATTGTCGGCACTGCGCCGCACAAGCTGTGCCAACGGGGGCTGGCACGCACGTTTCAGCTGAACTCGGGCTTTGACGGGCTGACGGTCTATGAAAATGTGCTGGCTGCGCAATCCTTTGGGCGGCGCAGCGCGGGCGGTTGGGTGATGACCCCACGCGCCGACCGAGATGCGGCGCGGGCGATCATCGCTGATATCGGACTTGAGGACATCGCGGATTACATGGTCGCCGGTGTTCCAACCCTTGCCCGCAAGAAGCTGATGGTAGCTACGGCCCTGGTTAGCGAACCTGAAATCCTGCTGATGGACGAACCCGTCGGCGGGCTGACACCACCCGAAATCGAAGAATTCATCGCGCTGGTCCTGCGCCTCAAGGGACAGGGCCTGACGCTGATCTTTATCGAACATGTCATGCATTTTCTGATGGCCGTCGCGGATCGCGCAGTGATGATGCATCAGGGCCAAATCATTTATGATGGCACTCCAAAGGGATTGAGTGCGGACAAGACAGTGACCGAGGTCTACCTTGGATCCGCCGGAACCGGAGGTGCAGGATGA
- a CDS encoding TRAP transporter substrate-binding protein, which yields MLVKLNKLLPPGSAHTTNRNARMFALALSLISPTLVNADVIQYTAEDPAICAKCQFLTDTYFPAVESYTDGDISIQPLFGGLIGTHHETVELVGNDVVKFGTTWVGAHPTVFIAQSIFDLFPIGPNRYEDQMYFYRQAYERIPAFKAELGKRNLELIMISPLLHLAFASKEPISELSGLEGKKFRAGNKWLLRYLATSGASPVSVPWADIYISLQTGVINGVLTNYDGIDNMKFYEPAPHLLMAPDLWMASPMIHVANKDYFDGLSPEVQDGWIKASLEAEDAFGEVMATERAKIIQSQTAAGVTITEMSEEDLQSWGDPDSLTEARTLWVEEASAAGLEDAQSVLDLAMEIYSETLTRSQN from the coding sequence ATGTTAGTAAAGTTAAATAAATTATTGCCTCCAGGGAGTGCCCACACTACGAACAGAAATGCTCGGATGTTCGCGCTCGCTTTGTCGCTGATCAGCCCGACGTTGGTAAATGCGGATGTTATACAGTACACTGCTGAAGATCCTGCGATATGTGCCAAATGCCAGTTTCTAACTGATACGTACTTTCCGGCTGTGGAGTCTTACACAGACGGCGATATCTCTATTCAACCACTATTTGGCGGCCTAATCGGTACACATCATGAAACCGTCGAACTTGTGGGGAATGATGTCGTAAAGTTTGGTACTACCTGGGTAGGAGCCCATCCGACCGTCTTCATCGCTCAATCGATATTTGACCTCTTTCCCATCGGACCAAACCGATATGAGGATCAGATGTATTTTTATCGTCAGGCATATGAGCGCATCCCTGCATTCAAAGCAGAGCTGGGAAAGAGGAATCTTGAGCTCATCATGATTTCGCCATTGCTGCATTTAGCTTTTGCTTCAAAGGAACCTATTTCTGAGCTTTCCGGCCTTGAAGGCAAAAAATTCCGAGCCGGAAATAAATGGCTACTTCGGTACTTGGCCACTAGCGGCGCATCGCCGGTTTCTGTGCCTTGGGCCGATATCTATATCTCCTTGCAGACTGGCGTCATTAACGGTGTACTGACGAACTACGACGGCATCGATAATATGAAGTTTTATGAGCCAGCGCCGCACCTTCTCATGGCGCCTGACCTCTGGATGGCTAGCCCGATGATTCACGTCGCAAACAAAGATTACTTTGACGGTCTATCACCCGAAGTCCAGGATGGCTGGATCAAGGCGTCTTTGGAGGCAGAGGACGCATTCGGCGAAGTTATGGCTACGGAGCGTGCAAAGATCATTCAGTCGCAAACAGCCGCCGGCGTGACCATTACTGAGATGTCAGAGGAGGATTTGCAGAGTTGGGGGGATCCTGACAGCCTCACAGAGGCGCGAACACTTTGGGTCGAAGAAGCATCGGCCGCTGGCCTTGAAGATGCCCAAAGTGTTTTGGATCTGGCAATGGAAATCTATAGTGAAACGCTAACGCGCTCTCAAAACTGA
- a CDS encoding TRAP transporter small permease: MVMAGLLVVDVIWRTFFTPLQSLIELSVFAMMIVIALGLAACEEGNEHVSLEYFVEKLPSSPRHVVEVLARMLSLLAVIILFWAVFVNGVGAYRSQASTEGLISFSLWPAKFVMAFGVLLLAIETLRTLARP, encoded by the coding sequence ATGGTCATGGCCGGCTTGCTTGTGGTTGATGTGATATGGCGAACTTTCTTTACCCCACTTCAATCATTGATCGAACTCAGTGTCTTTGCGATGATGATCGTTATTGCACTCGGACTTGCTGCTTGTGAGGAAGGCAACGAACACGTGAGCCTCGAGTATTTCGTGGAAAAATTGCCAAGTAGTCCGCGTCATGTTGTAGAAGTTTTGGCGAGAATGCTTTCCTTACTTGCGGTAATAATTCTCTTTTGGGCAGTCTTTGTTAATGGCGTTGGGGCGTACCGTTCGCAAGCGTCGACAGAAGGTTTGATTTCGTTTTCCCTGTGGCCGGCAAAGTTTGTGATGGCTTTTGGTGTGCTTCTGCTAGCAATTGAGACATTGCGAACCCTTGCTAGACCTTAG
- a CDS encoding branched-chain amino acid ABC transporter permease: MTALSPFQRHIAVGIAVIAGFCLLPLIITERYLLGEIVVFFIWAMVAMNWNILMGHAGVFSLAQMLFIAVGAYGMAMGVTFIGLNVWAAIPMAAVSSALLALVIGMACLRLTGAYVALLTYAIAEMIHVLIITDTECFTLVRNNCQQLFGGSTGFSRFDDFGFRALLKGSWMLGNYYTVLAAFALTVLACVVIIHGRLGLAFRAIRDNPGYAASRGIDRKKYQIIAFCVTAFLTGLAGAVYAAHFRFAGPSLFDFSTLMFILAMVVVGGLGSTWGPLIGTGLMMVVVELAKDMGDARNLILGLALILFVMVMPKGLAHGISTLGRLTRGSKQQKAK, encoded by the coding sequence ATGACCGCGCTCAGCCCGTTTCAACGCCATATTGCCGTCGGTATCGCCGTCATCGCGGGCTTCTGCCTGCTGCCGCTGATCATCACCGAACGCTACCTGCTGGGTGAGATCGTCGTCTTTTTCATCTGGGCCATGGTCGCAATGAACTGGAACATCCTGATGGGGCATGCCGGGGTGTTTTCGCTGGCGCAGATGCTGTTCATCGCGGTCGGGGCCTATGGCATGGCGATGGGTGTCACCTTTATCGGGCTCAATGTCTGGGCGGCGATCCCGATGGCGGCGGTGTCCTCGGCGCTTCTGGCGCTGGTGATCGGCATGGCCTGCCTGCGCCTGACCGGCGCCTACGTGGCCCTGTTGACCTACGCGATTGCCGAGATGATCCACGTTTTGATCATTACCGATACCGAGTGTTTCACGCTGGTGCGCAACAACTGTCAGCAGCTGTTCGGCGGCTCAACCGGGTTTTCGCGGTTCGACGATTTCGGGTTCCGCGCACTGCTGAAAGGCAGTTGGATGCTGGGCAATTATTATACCGTTCTGGCGGCCTTCGCGCTAACGGTTCTGGCCTGCGTCGTGATCATCCACGGGCGTCTGGGACTGGCGTTTCGCGCCATCCGCGACAACCCCGGCTATGCCGCCAGTCGCGGCATCGACCGCAAGAAATACCAAATCATCGCATTTTGCGTCACTGCATTTCTGACAGGACTGGCTGGGGCGGTCTACGCTGCGCATTTCCGGTTCGCCGGACCCAGCCTGTTTGATTTCTCGACCCTGATGTTCATCCTTGCGATGGTCGTTGTCGGTGGCCTTGGCTCCACCTGGGGGCCGCTGATCGGGACCGGATTGATGATGGTCGTGGTCGAATTAGCAAAAGACATGGGCGACGCACGCAACCTGATCCTGGGCCTGGCACTGATCCTGTTCGTGATGGTGATGCCCAAAGGCCTGGCACATGGCATAAGCACGCTTGGTCGCCTGACCCGAGGATCAAAGCAGCAAAAGGCCAAATAG
- a CDS encoding pyridoxal phosphate-dependent decarboxylase family protein: MVNRIPFPQAGLDEPEISSIMKLESNADVDWRGGRLPGFYVHFANDEVDRVGKAAFERFHATNALGPSAFPSIAKFKADLVGWALSLFHAENGAASVTSGGTESIFIALKTARDWAKVNRPEVTRPRMVISHSAHPSFDKAANYLGLEVVRIKPRSDFRTDIDALKSALDDQTIILAGSAPQFTIGVYDQISELAAFAESRNIWFHTDACIGGFLAPFAEQNGHQIPPWDFRVKGVKSISADLHKYGFAPKGASIVAFSSAEYRKYQTFEFDNWSRGRYITETFAGTHSGANIAAAWAVMRFLGNEGYCGIAEQIWRVREKLIREIPRIEGLFIYSNPELTVMSYGSNTQNINDIAAGLAQNGWYTVTPSPTPPAINLGIISLAFGEVVDEYLNDLRDIIAQLKAGDTFFDSSLLGSYGDQQAKGT, encoded by the coding sequence ATGGTGAATCGCATACCTTTCCCGCAAGCCGGTTTAGATGAACCTGAAATATCAAGCATTATGAAGCTTGAGAGCAACGCGGATGTTGATTGGCGTGGAGGGCGGTTGCCTGGCTTTTACGTCCACTTCGCGAACGACGAAGTGGACCGGGTGGGAAAAGCAGCGTTTGAACGATTCCATGCAACTAACGCACTTGGGCCGAGCGCTTTTCCTTCTATAGCGAAATTCAAAGCGGACTTGGTCGGGTGGGCATTGTCCCTATTTCACGCAGAAAATGGGGCGGCCAGCGTGACGTCAGGAGGGACCGAAAGTATCTTCATCGCGCTCAAAACCGCAAGGGATTGGGCAAAGGTTAACCGTCCTGAGGTCACTAGACCCAGGATGGTCATTTCGCACAGCGCTCACCCTTCGTTCGACAAAGCGGCAAATTATTTGGGCCTTGAGGTCGTGCGCATTAAGCCGCGGAGTGATTTCAGAACAGATATCGACGCCTTGAAATCGGCACTTGACGATCAAACCATTATTTTGGCAGGCTCAGCGCCTCAGTTTACCATAGGCGTGTACGACCAAATAAGTGAGCTGGCTGCTTTTGCGGAATCTCGAAATATCTGGTTTCACACCGACGCGTGTATTGGGGGTTTTTTGGCGCCTTTCGCAGAGCAGAATGGACATCAAATTCCTCCATGGGATTTCCGTGTAAAAGGCGTAAAGTCTATCTCCGCAGATTTACACAAATATGGATTTGCTCCAAAGGGGGCTTCTATCGTCGCGTTTTCCAGTGCAGAATACCGAAAATATCAGACCTTCGAATTCGACAACTGGTCGCGCGGGCGGTACATCACGGAAACCTTCGCAGGAACCCACTCAGGTGCTAACATCGCCGCTGCATGGGCGGTTATGCGATTTCTAGGGAATGAAGGTTATTGCGGTATTGCCGAACAAATATGGCGGGTTCGGGAAAAACTTATTCGCGAAATTCCTAGAATTGAAGGGTTGTTCATTTATAGCAATCCCGAGCTTACCGTCATGAGCTATGGTAGCAACACCCAGAATATTAACGACATTGCTGCAGGCCTGGCCCAAAATGGCTGGTACACAGTGACGCCGTCCCCCACCCCCCCGGCGATAAATTTGGGTATTATCAGTCTCGCATTTGGCGAAGTTGTCGATGAATATCTGAACGATCTTCGAGACATTATCGCCCAACTCAAAGCGGGCGATACCTTCTTCGATTCCTCTCTCCTCGGATCCTATGGGGATCAGCAGGCAAAAGGAACATAA